One window of the Brevibacterium limosum genome contains the following:
- the manB gene encoding phosphohexomutase domain-containing protein (converts mannose-6-phosphate to mannose-1-phosphate; the resulting product is then converted to GDP-mannose by ManC which is then used in the synthesis of mannose-containing glycoconjugates that are important for mediating entry into host cells), with translation MSHPEPSSAGSDPAPQILPGSESGRARTTALDAAVGAYDIRGRIPDQLDEDILFALGWATARAMAEIQAITEVVIGHDMRPSSPGFAHSFAAGVDAAGSRAVLLGLCSTDQLYFASGIFDLPGAMITASHNPADYNGIKICGPRAAGVSLASGLARVKELAVTAPQGDDRTVEEDEAAASRMREQYAARVRELTHVDEVTGLTIVLDAGNGMAGRLLGEVFGTDAGAASVPFDVIGLFTELDGTFPNHEANPLKPENLVDAARAVVDTGADLGLVFDGDADRCFFIDETGATMSASAVGALVAEREIARARALGDDRPTVIHNLITSRSVAETITAAGGHALRSKVGHSGIKTLMRDTGAVFACEHSAHFYFDQFYGADSGMLAACHLIAALAESRAPASQLVTDYDRFVQSGEINFTVSDPDAVLADFAAHAGDYPDSTVDDLDGIGLQGADWWVNLRKSNTEPLIRLNVEAAESAQMDALTRQVTDFVTARA, from the coding sequence ATGAGCCACCCTGAACCGAGCTCGGCCGGGTCCGATCCCGCACCGCAGATTCTCCCGGGCTCCGAGTCGGGCCGGGCTCGAACGACTGCCCTGGACGCCGCCGTCGGAGCCTATGACATCCGCGGGCGCATCCCCGATCAGCTCGACGAGGACATCCTGTTCGCCCTCGGCTGGGCGACGGCACGCGCGATGGCTGAGATCCAAGCCATCACCGAGGTGGTCATCGGCCACGATATGCGACCGAGCTCTCCCGGGTTCGCCCACTCCTTCGCCGCCGGGGTCGACGCCGCCGGATCGAGGGCCGTCCTGCTGGGGCTGTGCTCGACCGATCAGCTCTACTTCGCCTCCGGCATCTTCGACCTGCCCGGCGCCATGATCACCGCCAGCCACAACCCCGCCGACTACAACGGGATCAAGATCTGCGGACCCCGCGCGGCCGGCGTCAGCCTCGCCTCCGGCCTCGCCCGGGTCAAGGAGCTCGCAGTCACCGCACCACAGGGCGACGATCGGACCGTCGAAGAGGACGAGGCGGCCGCGTCCCGGATGCGGGAGCAGTATGCGGCACGGGTCCGCGAACTCACCCACGTCGATGAGGTCACGGGACTGACGATCGTACTCGACGCCGGCAACGGCATGGCCGGGCGCCTCCTCGGGGAGGTCTTCGGCACGGACGCGGGAGCCGCCTCGGTGCCCTTCGACGTCATCGGACTCTTCACCGAACTCGACGGCACCTTCCCCAACCACGAGGCGAATCCGCTGAAACCCGAGAATCTCGTCGACGCCGCACGCGCGGTCGTCGACACCGGCGCCGACCTCGGGCTCGTCTTCGACGGCGATGCCGATCGCTGCTTCTTCATCGACGAGACGGGAGCGACGATGTCGGCCTCCGCTGTCGGTGCACTCGTCGCCGAGCGGGAGATCGCGCGGGCCCGGGCGCTCGGCGACGACCGCCCCACCGTCATCCACAATCTCATCACCTCCCGCAGCGTGGCCGAGACGATCACCGCCGCCGGCGGTCATGCGCTGCGGTCGAAGGTCGGACATTCGGGCATCAAGACGCTCATGCGTGACACCGGAGCCGTCTTCGCCTGCGAGCACTCCGCGCACTTCTATTTCGATCAGTTCTACGGCGCCGACTCGGGGATGCTCGCCGCCTGCCACCTCATCGCCGCCCTCGCCGAATCACGGGCCCCGGCCTCCCAGCTGGTCACGGACTATGATCGGTTCGTGCAGTCGGGGGAGATCAACTTCACCGTCTCCGATCCCGATGCCGTGCTCGCCGACTTCGCCGCCCATGCGGGAGATTACCCGGACAGCACTGTCGATGACCTCGACGGAATCGGCCTGCAGGGGGCGGACTGGTGGGTCAACCTGCGCAAGTCCAACACGGAACCTCTCATCCGTCTCAACGTCGAAGCCGCCGAGTCGGCGCAGATGGACGCGCTCACCCGCCAGGTCACGGACTTCGTCACCGCTCGCGCCTGA
- a CDS encoding DUF3499 domain-containing protein: MCSKVSCSRPAAATMTYVHADATVVIGPLGRRAEPGAHDLCAEHAAKLTPPVDWQLIRIDSGQASPERSHDDLLAIADAVREAADRADRTPPRREPGPADDPAASGRRHGHLRIIGDS; the protein is encoded by the coding sequence ATGTGTTCAAAGGTCAGCTGTTCGCGCCCTGCCGCCGCCACTATGACGTACGTGCACGCTGATGCGACCGTCGTCATCGGACCTCTGGGCAGGCGGGCCGAGCCGGGCGCTCATGACCTGTGCGCCGAACATGCGGCGAAGCTGACCCCACCCGTGGATTGGCAGCTCATCCGGATCGACTCCGGGCAGGCTTCGCCCGAACGCAGCCACGATGACCTGCTGGCCATCGCCGACGCCGTCCGGGAAGCCGCCGACCGTGCCGATAGGACCCCGCCGCGTCGCGAACCGGGACCGGCCGACGACCCGGCTGCCTCGGGGCGCCGACACGGTCATCTGCGCATCATCGGCGACTCATGA
- a CDS encoding metallopeptidase family protein: MRPRRHRDRHGRGLRSPMHRAEVPARLSRAESFAKVAAAEFARIRGREPDLLAEVVLAVDSVPPASSTEPSFGRVFPAAGSRPTHIVLYRRVIEDHAGSEARDALIAEVVADQVDILRRT; the protein is encoded by the coding sequence ATGAGACCAAGGCGACATCGCGACCGACATGGGCGGGGTCTGCGGTCACCGATGCACCGGGCCGAGGTGCCTGCGCGGCTGAGTCGGGCGGAGAGCTTCGCCAAGGTCGCAGCCGCCGAGTTCGCCCGGATCCGCGGACGCGAACCCGATCTCCTCGCGGAGGTGGTGCTGGCCGTCGATTCCGTCCCACCGGCGAGCTCGACCGAACCGAGCTTCGGTCGCGTCTTCCCGGCGGCCGGGAGCCGCCCGACCCATATCGTCCTCTACCGGCGGGTCATCGAAGACCACGCCGGCAGCGAAGCCCGGGATGCGCTCATCGCCGAGGTGGTTGCCGACCAGGTCGATATCCTCCGCCGCACCTGA